A single Cupriavidus sp. D39 DNA region contains:
- a CDS encoding TniB family NTP-binding protein has translation MLPFDHATALFESEEERRAYKETAELDRIVVHHPALAGAVTGIKACIKASIAARSPECCMLLGAGGMGKTTIAKTLMKSLPAQTVVENDCEIDTTPAFYMSLPPEGKLGGLTEEMLTMLNDLNPSAGTPRSKSKRINTLLKRCKTIIVFIDELHNLSLIQRKDALAGQKISNWLKELFNAEGPVICLVGTPECRTLFDHDPQMSRRYKSKFLLPALDPGTAEETGDLQSFLKMLATQIVARTSLKAMPNFGNYGLALQVFATTRGNIDFTSTLLKVASRNCLLAGRDVVTEQDLASAWDTGMFSAQSVTRQNPFRMNGRTLAQSIRG, from the coding sequence ATGCTTCCGTTTGACCACGCCACAGCCCTGTTCGAATCCGAAGAAGAGCGCAGAGCTTACAAGGAAACAGCGGAACTGGACCGTATTGTTGTCCATCATCCGGCCCTCGCGGGCGCCGTCACGGGCATTAAAGCCTGCATTAAGGCATCCATTGCGGCGAGGTCGCCTGAGTGTTGCATGTTGCTAGGAGCGGGTGGAATGGGTAAGACCACGATCGCAAAAACGCTCATGAAGAGCTTGCCAGCCCAGACCGTTGTCGAAAACGACTGCGAGATCGACACAACTCCAGCGTTTTACATGAGCTTACCGCCGGAGGGAAAGCTAGGTGGGTTGACCGAAGAGATGCTCACGATGCTCAACGACCTGAATCCTTCCGCAGGTACCCCGAGATCCAAGTCCAAGCGCATCAACACGCTACTGAAGCGTTGCAAAACAATCATCGTCTTCATCGATGAGCTTCACAACCTCTCGCTGATTCAGCGCAAGGATGCACTGGCTGGGCAGAAGATTAGTAATTGGCTTAAAGAGCTCTTCAATGCTGAAGGGCCCGTCATTTGCCTGGTAGGAACGCCGGAGTGCCGCACACTCTTCGATCACGACCCGCAGATGTCGCGGAGATACAAGAGCAAATTCCTGTTGCCTGCACTGGATCCAGGAACGGCCGAAGAAACGGGAGATCTCCAGAGTTTTCTCAAGATGCTCGCCACACAAATCGTCGCCCGGACCAGCCTCAAAGCTATGCCGAACTTCGGGAACTATGGGCTAGCGTTGCAGGTCTTTGCGACGACTCGCGGGAATATTGACTTCACTTCGACCCTATTGAAGGTGGCTTCCCGTAATTGCCTTCTGGCAGGTCGAGATGTGGTGACGGAACAAGATCTCGCCAGTGCCTGGGATACCGGCATGTTCAGCGCCCAGTCTGTGACAAGACAAAACCCATTCCGTATGAACGGGCGAACCCTGGCTCAATCGATCAGGGGCTGA
- a CDS encoding TniQ family protein, giving the protein MVLNLPKRKRFATTALPLGGAQYLVDDCLFDESLLRHDVGSYCTLCLREQQYWRKIWGLKAYAACTKHNILMWTGCYVCRRSLDDNRGELCRCNCGADLTLAPIVNVNAEVVSWFMSLCRTDRRRAREAARCFQAMLEIDRGEKNDRSNLATLHSVREWYSSHANLHPTTGTIGGVIWHPRLALLPLLDDEVSEQGVPPLASGQSTANDVILGWAQAAGALGVRSDHIEQIAKTDAGRSVGLRRSDGWFSSRAVNTILWRLTPDGDICQGRERVVTSKLAPAIQAVFDGRHISKGFDLARGVRTLTTTVRDCRGGTEQSTICSSG; this is encoded by the coding sequence GTGGTATTGAACTTGCCAAAGCGGAAGCGCTTTGCTACCACCGCACTGCCCCTGGGGGGGGCCCAATACCTCGTCGACGATTGCCTGTTTGATGAGTCTCTTTTGCGCCATGACGTCGGCTCATACTGTACCCTTTGTCTTAGGGAGCAGCAATATTGGCGGAAAATCTGGGGGCTCAAAGCATATGCAGCTTGCACAAAGCACAATATTCTGATGTGGACGGGCTGTTATGTTTGCCGCCGCAGCCTAGATGACAATCGCGGCGAACTATGTCGATGTAATTGTGGGGCCGATCTAACCTTAGCTCCTATCGTCAACGTAAATGCAGAAGTGGTTTCTTGGTTTATGTCGCTTTGTCGAACTGACCGAAGGCGTGCGCGCGAGGCGGCCCGGTGTTTTCAGGCCATGCTGGAAATAGACAGGGGTGAAAAGAACGATCGGAGTAACCTTGCAACGCTGCATTCGGTCAGAGAGTGGTATTCATCGCATGCGAATCTGCATCCGACAACTGGCACAATTGGGGGTGTGATATGGCATCCGAGACTCGCCCTATTGCCGCTCCTAGATGACGAGGTATCCGAACAAGGCGTGCCTCCCCTCGCAAGTGGGCAATCGACGGCGAATGATGTGATTCTGGGGTGGGCTCAGGCGGCAGGCGCGCTAGGGGTGCGCTCCGATCACATTGAGCAAATTGCGAAGACGGATGCTGGCCGATCGGTCGGCCTGCGACGGTCTGATGGCTGGTTCAGTTCGCGAGCCGTTAATACAATTCTATGGCGTCTAACTCCAGATGGCGATATATGCCAAGGTCGGGAGCGAGTGGTCACCAGCAAGTTGGCGCCCGCGATTCAGGCCGTATTTGATGGCAGACATATATCGAAAGGCTTTGATTTGGCAAGGGGCGTGCGCACACTCACCACAACTGTCAGGGATTGTCGAGGCGGCACGGAGCAGTCTACGATCTGCTCATCGGGCTAA
- a CDS encoding IS4 family transposase, protein MNNESGAWVDEEFEALDLGDPRRDRRAKGLLKRLAARPTASIPGACEDWAETIAAYRFLGNEEVEWTDMMQPHWERTAGRARQFPVVLCIADTTELNFNGQEIDGLGPLSYEAQRGMYLHPTYAVTPDREPLGVIDAWMWAREPLDANGQRVGITESVRWTESYERVAEQAAMLPETRLVYVADREGDIAAMMERANELGNPADWLIRSQHNRSLGEAGKLWDTVDASEALGEIGFILPGRAGQKAREVKQELRAQRVKLPGKTGPAVTCIVAQEIGAPAGVTPVVWRLLTNREAQDTDAVVELIDWYRARWEIEMFFNVLKNGCKVEALQLSHMDRVERALVFYMVVAWRIARLMRLGRTCPDLDASLFFDADEIRGAYLLAKKARPKTPVTLNQMIRLIASLGGFLGRKCDGEPGAKTIWIGMQRTMDAAFMILALRAEDS, encoded by the coding sequence ATGAACAACGAGTCGGGGGCATGGGTGGACGAAGAATTTGAGGCGCTGGATCTTGGCGATCCAAGGCGGGACCGACGGGCGAAGGGGCTGCTGAAGCGACTGGCTGCGAGGCCGACTGCGAGCATTCCTGGCGCATGCGAAGACTGGGCAGAGACCATCGCTGCCTATCGATTTCTCGGCAACGAGGAAGTCGAGTGGACAGACATGATGCAGCCGCATTGGGAGCGCACGGCAGGGCGGGCGCGGCAATTCCCGGTGGTGCTGTGCATTGCAGACACAACCGAGTTGAATTTTAACGGCCAGGAGATCGATGGGCTCGGGCCCTTGAGCTACGAAGCGCAGAGGGGGATGTATCTGCATCCGACCTACGCTGTGACGCCGGATCGGGAACCACTCGGTGTGATCGACGCCTGGATGTGGGCCCGGGAGCCGCTGGATGCAAACGGGCAGCGGGTTGGTATTACAGAGAGCGTACGGTGGACTGAAAGCTACGAACGCGTTGCAGAACAGGCCGCGATGTTGCCTGAGACTCGCCTGGTCTACGTGGCGGATCGGGAAGGCGATATCGCTGCGATGATGGAGCGTGCTAATGAGCTCGGCAATCCTGCAGACTGGCTGATACGTTCCCAACACAACCGCAGCCTTGGTGAGGCAGGCAAGCTGTGGGACACGGTAGACGCCAGCGAAGCTCTGGGAGAGATCGGCTTCATCCTGCCGGGGCGCGCAGGCCAAAAGGCGCGCGAGGTCAAGCAGGAGTTACGTGCGCAACGCGTGAAGCTGCCGGGTAAGACGGGGCCAGCCGTCACCTGCATAGTGGCCCAGGAGATCGGCGCTCCGGCAGGCGTTACCCCTGTCGTGTGGCGACTGCTGACCAACCGGGAGGCTCAAGATACAGATGCCGTCGTCGAGCTGATCGATTGGTATCGAGCCCGGTGGGAGATTGAGATGTTCTTCAATGTCCTGAAGAACGGGTGCAAGGTGGAAGCTTTACAGTTATCCCACATGGACCGCGTGGAACGGGCCCTGGTGTTTTACATGGTGGTGGCGTGGCGCATTGCCCGACTGATGCGTTTGGGCAGAACCTGCCCTGACCTGGACGCGTCGCTATTCTTTGATGCCGATGAGATACGAGGCGCGTATCTACTCGCGAAGAAGGCGCGCCCAAAGACGCCCGTCACGCTCAATCAAATGATCCGCTTGATCGCGTCACTGGGTGGTTTCCTGGGCCGCAAGTGTGATGGCGAGCCCGGCGCCAAAACGATCTGGATCGGCATGCAGCGAACCATGGATGCTGCGTTCATGATCCTGGCGCTACGGGCTGAGGACTCATGA
- a CDS encoding IS1595 family transposase, which produces MKDKFAVNAECMAAGLTVRETAETADVAVSTAYRWRHRFLNAVVAQQPKAVEGLLEADETYFLHSLKGQRKLPRPPRHRGGKAKKRGLSKEQVPVLVAIARGQRFTADRVMPAMSGKELVETLRPVVNKDTIVCSDGNPAYYALQRQLGVTLKMFSASKHGSPINPSFHVQNVNSYHSRLKGWINVGLRGVATKYLPNYLAWQRLLTWFRDGVTPEQFIASSLGRQLINT; this is translated from the coding sequence ATGAAGGACAAGTTCGCGGTCAACGCCGAATGCATGGCCGCCGGGCTGACGGTACGGGAAACCGCGGAAACAGCGGATGTCGCCGTCTCGACAGCGTATCGGTGGCGACACCGCTTTCTTAACGCCGTGGTCGCGCAACAGCCAAAAGCCGTGGAAGGCTTGCTGGAGGCGGACGAAACCTATTTTCTCCATTCGCTCAAGGGCCAGCGAAAACTGCCACGTCCGCCGCGCCATCGCGGCGGCAAGGCCAAGAAGCGTGGCCTTTCAAAAGAGCAGGTTCCCGTGCTGGTCGCGATTGCACGCGGCCAACGCTTCACGGCCGACCGGGTGATGCCCGCGATGAGCGGCAAGGAGCTGGTGGAAACGCTCCGCCCGGTTGTCAATAAAGACACCATCGTTTGCTCCGACGGTAACCCCGCCTACTACGCGCTACAGCGCCAGCTTGGGGTGACTCTGAAGATGTTCAGCGCCTCGAAGCACGGCTCGCCCATCAACCCCTCGTTCCACGTCCAAAACGTCAACAGCTACCACTCGCGACTGAAGGGCTGGATTAACGTCGGCTTGCGTGGTGTGGCAACGAAGTACCTTCCCAACTATCTCGCATGGCAACGCCTCTTGACCTGGTTCAGGGACGGCGTCACACCCGAGCAATTCATCGCGTCATCCCTCGGCCGACAGCTTATCAATACATAA
- a CDS encoding HNH endonuclease codes for MIKLEPPELAAGDVFALCISRVRNPELRARLASISTNVSQASDTFQDLAAQIRLHEFVREAVIGGVVTTSEMETVYTQRMVSKTAPGRPVYDALMSLAPAGKCPLCAQRDASTLDHHLPKAHYPVLAVTPLNLVPSCKDCNKAKLANLPTSANEETLHPYFDDIDGDRWLFASVQTTAPASLRFFVEPPDHWDEVLAARMLLHFETLGLGGLYAAQGADELINIRHQLQIIHDAGGAATVRSELLARAESARAVRVNGWRVSAFEAFAESNWFCEGGFMAV; via the coding sequence ATGATCAAGCTAGAACCTCCGGAACTGGCCGCTGGCGATGTCTTCGCGCTGTGCATCAGCCGCGTGCGTAATCCCGAGCTCAGGGCGCGATTGGCGTCGATATCAACGAACGTCTCCCAAGCATCCGACACATTCCAGGATCTTGCAGCCCAGATACGGCTGCACGAATTTGTGCGCGAGGCCGTCATCGGCGGTGTGGTCACGACTTCCGAAATGGAGACTGTTTACACCCAGCGAATGGTTTCCAAGACCGCGCCCGGACGACCCGTCTACGACGCTCTAATGAGCCTAGCCCCCGCCGGAAAGTGCCCATTATGCGCCCAGCGGGATGCATCCACGCTCGACCACCATTTGCCCAAGGCGCACTATCCTGTGTTAGCGGTTACCCCGCTGAACCTGGTGCCGTCGTGCAAGGACTGCAATAAGGCCAAGCTGGCGAACCTGCCTACGAGCGCGAACGAGGAGACGCTGCATCCTTACTTTGACGACATTGATGGCGATCGCTGGCTGTTCGCGTCCGTGCAGACAACCGCACCAGCTTCCCTGAGGTTCTTCGTGGAGCCGCCAGATCATTGGGATGAAGTGCTTGCAGCTCGGATGCTCCTCCATTTTGAAACGCTTGGGCTCGGCGGGCTGTACGCTGCACAAGGTGCTGACGAGTTGATCAACATCAGACATCAGCTTCAAATAATCCATGACGCAGGCGGTGCTGCGACCGTTCGCAGCGAGTTGCTCGCCCGAGCGGAGAGTGCGCGCGCCGTGCGTGTCAATGGTTGGCGTGTTTCTGCATTCGAAGCGTTCGCCGAGAGCAACTGGTTCTGTGAAGGCGGGTTTATGGCTGTGTGA
- a CDS encoding thioredoxin family protein — MTMTDVYAAREPARAEIDAMKGPAVIEFGAPWCGYCMRAQPHLASAMASHPEAAHIKVEDGSGKPLGRSFRIKLWPTLVFMRDGVEVARLVRPSDTRAIEEALRRIAG; from the coding sequence ATGACGATGACCGATGTGTACGCCGCGCGCGAGCCGGCCCGAGCCGAAATCGACGCCATGAAGGGCCCGGCCGTGATCGAGTTCGGCGCGCCCTGGTGCGGCTACTGCATGCGGGCCCAGCCCCACCTGGCCAGCGCCATGGCCAGCCATCCGGAGGCCGCCCACATCAAGGTCGAGGACGGCAGCGGCAAGCCGCTCGGCCGTTCGTTCCGGATCAAGCTATGGCCCACGCTGGTGTTCATGCGCGATGGCGTGGAGGTGGCGCGGCTGGTGCGGCCGAGTGACACGCGGGCGATTGAGGAGGCGTTGAGGCGGATTGCGGGCTGA
- a CDS encoding Mu transposase C-terminal domain-containing protein: MTNLTNGSESEPVFNPVAGMRFTYNGSEFEIAHVAYNDLRYNAVAGGRSFRMPVVQLLEQIKEGRIVITSESQAIAQSPYLTLSTDGLKQRLRQLRYAQGAVAELSKPTAKAGLREWVVSYAKKLGDETVPGISSVARWIKALRDFGEEYFLNRPPRQGNWTLRFGAGVESAIQDGLSDFMRTEKRSTQSVLAHVHGYLLEHNIYAKRTPCTRTLRRRVNKIDPYLLTRIKQGPIEAERAARAGGRANTSHLPMFCVQIDSHKLDLLVVDQDTGEVMGRPTLVLGIDVRTRCIVGWHLSMNPPSATTTLAAVKDMFSRPMRGLPGGIPVHLIPDNGVEFKNTPVIRLLLKAGVIIEPAAIREPNHKPHVESFFRTFTTKLIHSMPGTTFSNPTERGRYPSEKRACLTIDQVRSYVETWIEEVYHMTVHSSTGRAPIMMWREETGEGKCKVLAMTEDEVAVIARTPIRCTINRGRIRYDGLIYFSHALRTIEHTYKGKVVVLIDELDLSRVYVEHPTQKGSHIVAESTTPEYTEGLTKWAHQEAKKILSGLSERDRRELGESAPLYALHALMKRIQKDSEFAMKQMKRLREGKKQLDKRAEEAEAAMAASSIVLSSRINDLAGKPSTSEWIDPETGEILTDQSPQSTDGDASKRNVANDLNVTILD, from the coding sequence ATGACCAATCTTACCAATGGCTCTGAAAGCGAGCCGGTATTCAATCCTGTCGCAGGGATGCGATTCACTTACAACGGAAGTGAGTTCGAAATCGCGCACGTGGCATACAACGACCTGCGATACAACGCAGTCGCCGGCGGTCGCAGCTTTCGCATGCCCGTAGTACAGCTTCTCGAGCAGATCAAGGAGGGACGCATTGTCATTACGAGTGAGTCGCAAGCGATCGCGCAATCTCCTTATCTTACGCTATCCACAGATGGCCTGAAGCAGCGACTCCGTCAACTGCGATATGCGCAAGGTGCGGTTGCAGAGTTATCCAAGCCAACGGCCAAGGCTGGCCTGCGGGAGTGGGTTGTCTCATATGCCAAAAAATTGGGCGATGAGACGGTACCAGGGATCAGCTCCGTTGCTCGCTGGATAAAGGCTCTCCGCGACTTTGGGGAGGAGTACTTTCTCAACCGTCCGCCTCGCCAGGGCAATTGGACGCTGCGATTCGGCGCAGGGGTCGAGTCCGCGATTCAAGACGGCCTGAGCGACTTCATGAGGACAGAGAAGCGGTCGACACAGAGCGTTCTGGCACATGTCCACGGCTACCTCCTGGAACACAACATCTATGCCAAGAGGACGCCATGCACTCGAACGCTTCGACGCCGCGTAAACAAGATTGATCCGTATCTGCTCACTCGCATCAAACAGGGTCCCATTGAAGCGGAGCGAGCAGCCCGGGCTGGGGGACGCGCTAACACCAGCCATCTTCCGATGTTCTGCGTCCAGATCGATTCTCACAAGCTAGATCTGTTGGTCGTCGATCAGGACACCGGAGAAGTGATGGGTAGGCCGACGCTCGTCCTCGGAATCGATGTACGTACCCGCTGCATTGTGGGATGGCATCTGAGCATGAACCCTCCTTCCGCTACGACAACCTTGGCTGCGGTTAAGGACATGTTCTCGCGCCCGATGAGGGGGCTACCTGGTGGCATTCCTGTGCATCTCATACCCGACAACGGTGTGGAGTTCAAGAACACGCCCGTGATCCGGCTCCTGCTTAAGGCAGGCGTGATCATCGAGCCTGCGGCCATTCGCGAGCCCAACCACAAGCCTCATGTGGAATCGTTTTTTCGTACGTTCACGACAAAGCTCATCCATTCGATGCCAGGCACGACGTTCTCGAATCCAACAGAGCGTGGGCGGTACCCATCGGAAAAGCGGGCATGCCTCACCATCGACCAGGTCCGCTCATACGTCGAGACATGGATCGAAGAGGTTTATCACATGACGGTTCATTCGAGCACCGGAAGAGCGCCGATCATGATGTGGAGGGAGGAAACCGGCGAAGGGAAATGCAAGGTCCTAGCAATGACTGAAGACGAAGTCGCCGTCATTGCGCGAACGCCGATCCGGTGCACGATCAACAGGGGACGGATTCGGTATGACGGACTCATCTACTTCAGTCATGCGCTCCGGACGATCGAGCACACGTACAAAGGGAAGGTAGTGGTGTTGATTGACGAACTCGACCTCAGCCGAGTGTATGTCGAGCATCCGACCCAGAAGGGATCCCACATTGTGGCCGAATCAACAACGCCGGAATACACCGAAGGCCTGACGAAATGGGCGCATCAAGAAGCGAAGAAGATTTTGAGTGGACTCTCCGAACGAGATCGACGTGAATTGGGAGAAAGTGCCCCTCTCTATGCTTTGCATGCGCTGATGAAGCGAATCCAGAAGGACTCTGAATTCGCGATGAAGCAGATGAAGCGTCTTCGTGAAGGGAAGAAACAACTAGATAAGCGTGCCGAAGAGGCCGAGGCTGCCATGGCCGCTTCTTCCATCGTGCTGTCCTCGCGCATCAACGATCTGGCTGGAAAGCCATCGACGTCGGAGTGGATCGACCCCGAAACGGGAGAGATTCTGACGGACCAATCGCCCCAATCGACAGACGGCGACGCAAGTAAGCGCAATGTCGCTAACGATCTGAATGTAACCATTCTCGACTAA
- a CDS encoding alkaline phosphatase family protein, with translation MRVPKRLTIALALSLACGLTASAHADDDARQPSAKHVLLVSVDGLHQADLDWFVNANPNSTLALLVRHGVAYTNAQTPFPSDSFPGMVGQVTGGNPKTTGIYYDDAYSRSLLPKGTTAANCHSTKPGAEVFYAEVIAKDLNRLDSGQNIPGLYADFSRISQLTGHPQDLIDPAFLPVSPVTCQPVYPHQYLKVNTIFEVAKKHGLHTAWSDKHVAYEILNGPSGQSIDDLFAPEINSSVTDPSLPAGPGDDWTKDNTNTQRYDSFKVKAVLNWIKGLDHAGNGTPGTPAIFGMNFQSVSTAQKLNKSNYYPDPSNTAAKVSGSLGGYTANGTTPGVVLQSALNFVNNQLAMMVSALDTTNTVVILSAKHGQSPQNRADLTIINDGEMIDALNCAWEKFAATCKDPSKSHLVAHAIDDDGILMWFNDRSPAALRFAKNFLLGYSGNGMGSDATGTAVTKAFSQAGARKIYAGEEAADLFGVGSNDDRVPDLVGIAQQGTVYAGGKLSKIAEHGGGAKQDRHVPIVVWGAGIGQNIVDDPVQTNQIAPTILALLGLKPHELQAVQAEHTKVLPHLR, from the coding sequence ATGCGCGTACCCAAAAGGCTTACCATTGCCCTGGCGTTGTCGCTGGCGTGCGGACTGACAGCGTCCGCACATGCGGACGACGACGCCCGTCAACCGAGTGCCAAGCATGTCCTGCTGGTTTCTGTCGATGGCTTGCACCAGGCCGACCTGGACTGGTTCGTCAACGCCAATCCGAACTCCACCCTTGCGCTACTGGTCCGTCATGGCGTTGCCTACACGAATGCGCAAACGCCTTTTCCCTCGGACTCGTTCCCCGGGATGGTCGGTCAGGTCACGGGCGGCAACCCCAAGACCACGGGCATCTACTACGATGACGCCTACAGCCGCAGCCTGCTACCGAAGGGCACCACCGCAGCCAACTGCCACAGCACCAAGCCAGGCGCTGAAGTGTTTTACGCCGAAGTGATCGCCAAGGATCTGAACCGGCTGGACAGCGGACAAAACATCCCCGGCCTGTACGCCGACTTCTCCAGGATTTCCCAATTGACCGGGCATCCGCAAGACCTGATCGACCCGGCCTTCCTGCCGGTATCTCCGGTGACCTGCCAGCCGGTTTACCCGCACCAGTACCTCAAGGTGAACACGATCTTCGAGGTCGCGAAAAAGCACGGGCTGCACACCGCCTGGTCGGACAAGCACGTCGCCTACGAGATTCTCAATGGGCCGTCCGGTCAGAGCATCGACGATCTGTTTGCCCCCGAGATCAACAGCTCGGTAACCGACCCGTCGCTGCCTGCCGGCCCGGGCGACGACTGGACCAAGGACAACACCAACACACAACGCTACGATAGCTTCAAGGTAAAGGCCGTCCTTAACTGGATCAAGGGCCTCGACCATGCCGGCAACGGCACGCCGGGGACCCCGGCCATATTCGGCATGAACTTCCAGTCCGTGTCGACCGCGCAGAAGCTCAACAAATCGAACTACTACCCGGATCCGAGCAACACCGCCGCCAAGGTGTCCGGCAGCCTGGGCGGCTACACCGCGAACGGGACCACGCCCGGTGTGGTGCTGCAAAGCGCGCTGAACTTCGTCAACAACCAGCTTGCCATGATGGTGAGCGCGCTTGACACGACCAATACCGTCGTCATCCTGTCGGCGAAACACGGCCAGTCGCCGCAGAACCGCGCCGATCTCACCATCATCAACGATGGTGAGATGATCGATGCGCTGAACTGCGCCTGGGAGAAGTTCGCCGCCACGTGCAAGGACCCGTCCAAATCGCATCTCGTAGCCCACGCGATCGACGATGACGGCATCCTGATGTGGTTCAACGACCGCTCCCCCGCCGCCCTGCGCTTTGCCAAGAATTTCCTGCTTGGTTATTCCGGCAACGGCATGGGCTCCGACGCAACCGGCACCGCGGTCACAAAGGCTTTCAGCCAGGCTGGAGCGAGGAAGATCTACGCTGGCGAAGAAGCCGCTGACCTGTTCGGCGTCGGGAGCAACGACGATCGCGTGCCGGACCTCGTCGGCATCGCGCAGCAGGGTACTGTCTATGCCGGTGGAAAACTGTCGAAGATCGCCGAGCACGGCGGCGGCGCCAAGCAGGACCGTCACGTGCCCATCGTTGTGTGGGGTGCTGGCATCGGCCAGAATATCGTCGACGACCCTGTCCAGACCAACCAGATAGCGCCTACCATCCTGGCGTTGCTTGGACTCAAGCCGCACGAGCTGCAAGCGGTGCAGGCCGAGCACACCAAGGTACTGCCGCATCTGCGTTGA
- a CDS encoding AAA family ATPase, with protein MPPSNIHVLIGRNGVGKTHLLNNMSRSLVDQRSSPEEVGAFEAGADDEGQDLFSNLVSVTFSAFDPFEPLPNRRDRSEGIPCAYVGLKRTGTTSEGKPLAPKSPDSLSREFGASVLVCRSQSARLSRWRRALHVLEADPIFKAADVVSLAEEELEEDTLKASARKLFSNLSSGHKIVLLTITRLVETVEERTLVLLDEPEAHLHPPLLSAFVRALSDLLVNRNGVAIVATHSPVILQEVPSRCVWKIWRNGRIVQAERPTIETFGENVGVLTREVFGLEVTDAGFHQLLRTAAHNEEDFEEVVAKFDHKLGGEARALIRALMVNREGDQ; from the coding sequence ATGCCACCCAGCAATATCCATGTCCTCATCGGCCGCAACGGCGTCGGCAAGACTCATTTGCTAAATAACATGTCGCGGTCGCTTGTGGACCAACGATCGAGTCCCGAAGAGGTGGGAGCGTTCGAGGCAGGAGCGGACGACGAAGGCCAGGATCTGTTCTCCAACCTGGTGTCCGTGACCTTCAGCGCGTTCGACCCCTTTGAGCCCTTGCCCAATCGTCGCGATCGGTCTGAAGGTATCCCCTGCGCCTACGTAGGACTCAAGCGTACAGGGACCACGTCTGAAGGCAAGCCCCTAGCTCCGAAATCGCCCGATAGTCTTTCGCGGGAATTCGGCGCCAGTGTCCTCGTATGCCGCAGTCAGAGCGCACGCCTAAGTCGATGGCGCCGTGCGCTGCATGTGCTGGAAGCAGATCCAATCTTCAAGGCCGCAGACGTTGTTTCGCTTGCGGAGGAGGAATTGGAGGAGGATACGCTCAAGGCCAGTGCCCGCAAGCTCTTTAGCAACCTTAGCTCTGGTCACAAGATCGTCCTTCTGACGATCACCCGTCTCGTCGAGACGGTGGAGGAGCGGACGCTAGTGCTACTGGACGAACCAGAGGCGCATCTTCATCCGCCCCTGCTATCTGCTTTCGTGCGTGCCTTGTCTGACTTGCTCGTAAATCGCAACGGGGTCGCGATTGTCGCAACACACTCGCCAGTAATCCTTCAGGAGGTGCCCTCTCGATGCGTCTGGAAGATCTGGCGCAACGGCCGGATCGTTCAAGCTGAGCGCCCGACCATTGAGACCTTTGGCGAAAACGTCGGAGTACTCACTCGCGAGGTGTTCGGTCTTGAGGTAACGGACGCCGGATTCCACCAGTTACTACGGACGGCCGCGCACAATGAGGAAGACTTCGAGGAAGTAGTCGCCAAGTTCGACCACAAGCTAGGCGGCGAGGCCCGGGCGTTGATCCGAGCGCTGATGGTCAACCGTGAGGGCGACCAATGA